Proteins encoded together in one Orrella marina window:
- the rpsU gene encoding 30S ribosomal protein S21 encodes MPIVRLKENEPFEAALRRFKRTIEKTGLLTELRAREFYEKPTAERKRKHAAAVKRHYKRIRSQQLPPRMY; translated from the coding sequence ATGCCTATTGTCCGTCTGAAAGAAAATGAACCGTTCGAAGCCGCTCTGCGTCGCTTTAAGCGCACCATTGAAAAAACCGGCCTCCTGACCGAACTGCGTGCGCGTGAGTTCTATGAGAAGCCAACAGCTGAGCGCAAGCGTAAGCACGCTGCTGCGGTGAAGCGCCATTACAAGCGCATTCGTAGCCAGCAACTGCCTCCGCGCATGTACTGA
- a CDS encoding phosphoribosyltransferase: protein MAQQPDTPQDIWISWDQYNKLIEQLALTIYKSGWEFDQIICLARGGMRVGDVLSRLYRIPLAILSASSYRENAGKDQGQLDIAPYISMAYGSPEGRVLLVDDMVDTGLTFGKVRGHLLSAYPRITELRSAVVWWKSHSVVSPDYHAQYLENNPWIHQPFESYDTLTLNELRHAHNRD from the coding sequence ATGGCACAACAGCCCGATACTCCCCAGGATATCTGGATTAGTTGGGATCAGTACAACAAGCTGATTGAGCAACTCGCCTTGACTATTTATAAGTCAGGGTGGGAGTTCGACCAGATCATCTGTCTGGCTAGAGGTGGTATGCGAGTGGGAGACGTGTTGTCGCGTCTTTATCGTATTCCGCTGGCCATCCTGTCAGCCAGTAGCTATCGTGAGAATGCAGGAAAAGACCAGGGGCAACTGGATATTGCGCCATACATTTCCATGGCGTACGGTAGTCCGGAGGGAAGGGTTCTGCTTGTCGACGATATGGTGGATACTGGTCTGACGTTTGGTAAGGTGCGTGGCCACTTGCTATCAGCCTATCCGCGCATTACGGAATTACGCAGCGCCGTTGTCTGGTGGAAATCGCATTCTGTCGTGTCACCGGATTACCATGCCCAGTACCTTGAGAACAACCCCTGGATTCATCAGCCATTTGAGTCGTACGATACCCTGACGCTGAATGAATTGCGCCATGCCCACAATCGAGACTGA
- a CDS encoding adenylosuccinate synthase — MGKNVVVIGTQWGDEGKGKIVDWLAESAQGVVRFQGGHNAGHTLWIKGRKTILRLIPSGIMHEDKHCFIGNGVVLSPQALLGEIEELELAGLDVRTRLKISQACPLILPYHVALDQAREVRKGAGKIGTTGRGIGPAYEDKVARRALRVQDLFRPDHFRSQLEEVLDLHNFVLTQYLKADAVSADEVFDQAMALAERLAPMVTDVSAELNRIQKDGGSLLFEGAQGALLDIDHGTYPYVTSSNCVAGAAAAGAGVGPQSLQYVLGITKAYATRVGSGPFPTELDDEVGARLASVGKEFGSVTGRARRCGWFDGAALKRSVQVNGVSGLCITKLDVLDGLEAIRLGVGYRVDGQFTELLPFGAHAVSQVEPVFEELPGWSESTVGVTEFDKLPANARQYLMRISEVCEVPIDIVSTGPDRDETILLRHPFKG, encoded by the coding sequence ATGGGTAAGAATGTTGTCGTGATCGGCACTCAGTGGGGTGACGAAGGAAAAGGAAAGATTGTTGACTGGCTTGCCGAATCTGCACAGGGTGTCGTGCGGTTCCAGGGTGGTCATAACGCAGGTCACACGCTGTGGATCAAGGGGCGAAAGACGATTCTGCGATTGATTCCCTCAGGGATCATGCACGAGGACAAGCATTGTTTTATCGGGAATGGTGTGGTTCTCTCACCCCAGGCTTTGCTGGGCGAGATAGAGGAGCTTGAGCTTGCCGGGCTTGATGTTCGTACCCGCTTGAAGATCAGTCAGGCTTGTCCGCTCATCCTTCCATATCATGTGGCACTTGATCAGGCTCGCGAGGTGCGTAAAGGGGCTGGAAAGATCGGTACGACCGGACGCGGAATCGGCCCTGCTTACGAGGACAAGGTCGCACGACGTGCCTTGCGAGTGCAGGACCTGTTCAGGCCTGATCATTTCCGCAGTCAGCTCGAAGAGGTCCTTGATCTCCACAATTTTGTACTGACTCAGTATTTGAAAGCGGACGCGGTTTCAGCTGATGAGGTGTTCGATCAGGCGATGGCGCTTGCGGAGCGGCTTGCTCCCATGGTCACAGATGTCAGTGCTGAGCTTAACCGGATTCAGAAGGATGGTGGCAGTCTGTTGTTCGAGGGCGCTCAGGGTGCTCTTCTGGATATCGATCATGGGACCTACCCTTATGTCACAAGTAGCAATTGTGTGGCAGGTGCTGCAGCAGCGGGGGCTGGTGTCGGTCCGCAGTCGCTTCAGTATGTGCTTGGTATTACCAAGGCGTATGCGACCCGGGTTGGTTCTGGACCATTCCCCACCGAGCTTGATGATGAAGTTGGCGCACGGCTTGCCAGTGTCGGCAAAGAGTTCGGTTCGGTTACTGGACGCGCCCGACGTTGTGGCTGGTTTGATGGTGCCGCGCTCAAACGGTCTGTCCAGGTCAACGGTGTGAGCGGTCTTTGTATTACCAAGCTCGATGTGCTTGACGGTCTGGAAGCGATTCGTCTTGGTGTTGGTTATCGAGTCGATGGCCAGTTTACAGAATTGTTGCCGTTTGGTGCGCACGCGGTCAGCCAGGTCGAGCCGGTATTCGAAGAGTTGCCAGGCTGGTCGGAATCAACGGTGGGTGTCACAGAATTTGATAAACTTCCAGCCAATGCGCGTCAGTACCTGATGCGTATTTCGGAAGTATGCGAAGTACCGATCGATATCGTGTCCACAGGGCCGGATCGGGACGAGACAATTCTGTTGAGACACCCGTTCAAAGGTTGA
- a CDS encoding ATP phosphoribosyltransferase regulatory subunit, which translates to MNGHWLLPEHLADVLPAEARRVEELRRSLLDLFRTYGFETVSAPMVEYLDSLLAGAGEDLRLRTFKLVDQLSGRTLGLRADMTPQATRIDAHLLNRQGVTRLCYCGPVLHTRPNGLLASRELLQIGAEIYGYSGFQADLEIIRLAIATLSKAGITNSHLVLCHDGLIQAIINSDSAAVARADEIISLLRDKDLPGISGLADIEGGLLGQTVEALHWLARLNGGVEVLESAREHLPPLPEVTQALQTLEALLAGLDMTSLSIDLADAGQYGYHSGVTFMFYAPNWHDALVRGGRYDNISMAYGRARAATGFSLDLRRLAALLEPAAPVRAVLAPAGYDAELNKSIDKLRDSGEIVVQLLPHECAEHAEFEIDRELANVGGRWIVRPLN; encoded by the coding sequence ATGAACGGCCACTGGCTACTACCTGAACATCTGGCAGATGTGTTACCTGCCGAAGCACGGCGCGTTGAAGAATTGCGTCGGTCTTTGCTGGACCTTTTTCGTACCTACGGCTTCGAGACTGTATCTGCTCCAATGGTTGAGTATCTTGATTCTCTGCTCGCAGGTGCGGGAGAGGACCTTCGTCTGCGTACCTTCAAGCTTGTTGATCAGCTCTCTGGACGTACGCTTGGTTTGCGCGCAGACATGACTCCGCAGGCCACGCGCATCGATGCTCACCTGTTGAACCGTCAGGGTGTCACCCGTTTATGCTACTGTGGGCCGGTGTTGCACACTCGTCCGAATGGTCTGCTTGCAAGTCGTGAGTTGTTGCAGATCGGGGCCGAGATCTATGGTTATTCGGGGTTTCAGGCTGATCTTGAAATTATCCGACTGGCTATTGCGACCTTGAGCAAGGCAGGAATCACGAATAGCCATCTGGTTCTTTGCCATGATGGTTTGATTCAGGCCATCATTAACTCGGATTCCGCCGCGGTTGCGCGTGCGGATGAGATCATATCCCTGCTGCGTGACAAGGATCTGCCGGGCATCTCCGGCCTGGCTGACATCGAGGGCGGGTTGCTCGGACAGACGGTTGAGGCTCTGCACTGGCTTGCCCGGTTGAATGGGGGGGTTGAGGTTCTGGAGTCTGCCAGAGAGCACTTGCCTCCCTTGCCAGAGGTTACGCAAGCCTTGCAGACGCTGGAGGCCTTGCTGGCCGGACTGGATATGACATCCCTGAGTATCGATCTGGCGGATGCCGGCCAGTATGGATACCATTCGGGAGTGACTTTCATGTTCTATGCGCCTAACTGGCACGATGCGCTGGTTCGTGGCGGGCGCTATGACAATATCAGCATGGCTTACGGCCGTGCACGAGCGGCGACAGGATTCAGTCTTGACCTTCGTCGTCTGGCAGCATTGCTTGAGCCTGCTGCACCTGTCCGCGCTGTTCTCGCACCTGCGGGCTATGATGCGGAGTTGAACAAGTCGATCGACAAGCTTCGAGATTCCGGCGAGATCGTAGTGCAGTTGCTGCCGCATGAATGTGCCGAACATGCAGAATTTGAAATTGACCGTGAGCTGGCAAATGTGGGCGGCCGCTGGATCGTCAGGCCGTTGAACTGA
- the hflC gene encoding protease modulator HflC produces MSNKLTALLVAIALIGGLLSSMMFTVGERNYALVFALGEVKRVIRDPGLHFKLPPPFQNVVMLDRRLLTISFQEPERIQTSEKKNLLIDSFVKWRIADPRLYYVTFAGNERAAIARLQAQIRDALNASVNIRTVKDVVALERDVIMTEVLENVKRRAEPLGVEVVDVRLMRIEFAPEIAESVFRRMESERLRVANELRSIGAAEGEKIRASADRERQQILAEAYARAQSIMGEGDAQAAELYRKAYGQDSDFFSFYRSLEAYREAFGKQSDVMVVDPSSDFFRYMKSATGGVVPASVR; encoded by the coding sequence ATGAGTAACAAATTGACTGCCTTGCTGGTCGCGATTGCGTTGATTGGTGGGCTATTGTCGAGCATGATGTTCACGGTCGGCGAGCGTAACTATGCCTTGGTCTTTGCTTTGGGTGAAGTCAAGCGCGTGATTCGTGACCCCGGTCTGCATTTCAAGCTACCCCCACCGTTCCAGAACGTTGTGATGCTTGATCGGCGGCTGCTGACCATCAGCTTTCAGGAGCCTGAGCGGATTCAGACGTCCGAGAAGAAGAACCTGTTGATCGACTCGTTCGTAAAGTGGAGGATTGCGGATCCCCGTCTCTACTATGTGACCTTTGCGGGTAACGAGCGTGCAGCGATCGCCCGCTTGCAGGCCCAGATTCGAGATGCGCTTAACGCGTCGGTGAACATCCGCACCGTCAAGGATGTTGTTGCCCTTGAGCGTGATGTCATCATGACTGAAGTGCTTGAGAACGTGAAACGTCGTGCGGAGCCACTTGGTGTAGAAGTCGTGGATGTGCGTCTTATGCGAATCGAGTTCGCTCCTGAGATCGCCGAGTCTGTCTTCAGGCGTATGGAATCTGAGCGTCTGCGTGTTGCAAACGAACTGCGTTCGATTGGTGCGGCCGAAGGCGAGAAGATTCGTGCCAGTGCCGATCGTGAAAGGCAGCAGATACTTGCCGAGGCGTATGCCCGTGCTCAGTCCATCATGGGTGAAGGTGACGCCCAGGCCGCAGAGCTTTATAGAAAGGCTTATGGTCAGGACTCGGATTTCTTCAGCTTCTATAGAAGTCTTGAAGCGTACCGTGAGGCATTTGGCAAACAGAGTGACGTGATGGTGGTTGATCCGAGTTCAGATTTCTTCCGTTACATGAAGTCGGCCACGGGTGGGGTGGTGCCAGCGTCAGTCCGGTGA
- the hflK gene encoding FtsH protease activity modulator HflK: protein MRLLTRIFNLNDPGWGRGSGGQNGSEPPKRPKQDGPPDLDQVWSDFNRKLSNLFGKGGAGGGRPRGPSDGGPSGPTPRQAKAGFGIVVAGGILLWLGSGFFIVQEGQVAVITQFGAYKSTAQPGFQWRMPYPIQAQEIVDVSQLRTYESGFRGNARNKVPSEGLMLTEDENIVDVQFVVQYRVQPNGAPDYLFKTRDPDDSVHQTAQSSMREIVGRRTMDFVLYEGRTQVASSVQNLMQQILDRYQTGILISSVAIQNVQPPEQVQAAFDDAVKAGQDRERQINEGEAYKNQVVPLARGQASRMLEEAEGYRARIVGDAQGDTARFLSVLMQYRQSPGVLRENMYLMTMEDVFQRSSKVFIDTEQSNNMLYLPLDRIMQQAAAGAESSRNMTQPASTMTPAASTPQSTTSMPARSNSTGRPTLSENYPNTLSRDRTAR from the coding sequence ATGCGACTTCTAACGAGAATTTTCAATTTGAATGATCCCGGCTGGGGCCGCGGTTCGGGCGGTCAGAATGGATCGGAACCGCCCAAGCGCCCCAAGCAGGACGGTCCACCTGATCTGGATCAGGTCTGGAGTGACTTCAACCGCAAACTGAGTAATCTGTTTGGCAAGGGGGGAGCAGGGGGCGGTCGTCCACGCGGGCCATCAGACGGAGGACCTTCTGGCCCGACGCCAAGGCAGGCTAAGGCAGGGTTTGGCATCGTTGTGGCTGGTGGCATACTGCTATGGCTTGGAAGCGGTTTTTTTATCGTCCAGGAAGGTCAGGTAGCGGTGATCACCCAGTTTGGTGCATATAAGAGTACAGCTCAGCCTGGCTTCCAGTGGCGTATGCCGTATCCGATCCAGGCACAGGAAATCGTGGATGTGTCCCAGTTGAGGACCTATGAAAGCGGTTTTCGTGGCAATGCGCGCAACAAGGTCCCATCCGAAGGGTTAATGCTGACCGAGGATGAGAACATCGTCGATGTTCAGTTTGTGGTTCAGTATCGCGTGCAGCCCAACGGAGCACCTGATTACCTGTTCAAGACGCGTGACCCGGATGATTCTGTCCATCAGACAGCTCAAAGCTCCATGCGTGAGATCGTGGGTCGTCGAACCATGGACTTTGTCCTCTACGAAGGTCGTACTCAAGTTGCGTCGAGTGTCCAGAATCTGATGCAACAGATTCTGGACCGTTATCAGACGGGAATCCTTATCAGTAGCGTGGCCATTCAGAACGTTCAGCCGCCCGAGCAGGTGCAGGCTGCTTTTGATGATGCGGTTAAAGCCGGTCAGGATCGTGAGCGTCAGATCAACGAAGGGGAAGCCTACAAGAATCAGGTTGTCCCGCTCGCTCGCGGTCAGGCATCTCGAATGCTTGAAGAGGCAGAGGGCTATCGTGCTCGAATCGTGGGTGACGCGCAAGGTGATACCGCCCGTTTCCTGAGCGTACTCATGCAGTATCGTCAGTCTCCTGGCGTGCTCAGAGAAAATATGTATCTGATGACTATGGAGGATGTGTTCCAGCGTTCCAGCAAAGTGTTTATCGATACCGAGCAGAGCAATAACATGCTTTATCTGCCATTGGATCGAATCATGCAGCAAGCGGCAGCGGGTGCCGAGTCGTCGAGAAACATGACTCAGCCAGCTAGTACGATGACGCCAGCAGCATCGACGCCACAATCGACAACCTCGATGCCGGCACGATCAAATAGCACGGGTCGACCGACGCTATCCGAGAACTATCCGAACACGCTTTCGCGTGATCGCACAGCTCGTTAA
- the hflX gene encoding GTPase HflX: MRALVIGVDLGHPDYLAQHEEFELLAKSAGAQLCADITVRRDRPDAAYFIGTGKVQEAVELCSLAQADIVLFDQPLSPAQQRNLERKLGVRVVDRVALILDIFALRAQSHEGKLQVELAQLQHLATRLTRLWTHLERQRGGIGMRGPGESQLEMDRRMIGTKVKMLKERLEKVQRQRATQRRARAKGPTLSVSLVGYTNAGKSTLFNAMTRAGAYAADQLFATLDTTTRRVWIEGAGQVTLSDTVGFIRDLPHTLIAAFRATLEEAVHADLLLHVVDASSEQRDEQIFQVQQVLEEIGANQIPQILVYNKIDSTGLEPRVERDAHGTIRKVYISARQRQGLDLLRQSIAEFASSSGNHATSNENFQFE, translated from the coding sequence ATGCGCGCTTTGGTGATTGGCGTAGATCTGGGACATCCGGACTATCTGGCCCAGCATGAAGAGTTTGAGCTGCTCGCCAAGAGTGCAGGTGCGCAACTGTGTGCAGACATTACTGTCCGGCGTGATCGTCCCGACGCAGCGTATTTTATCGGTACCGGAAAAGTTCAAGAGGCGGTCGAACTATGTAGTCTTGCACAGGCGGATATTGTGCTGTTCGATCAGCCCTTGTCGCCCGCCCAGCAGCGTAACCTTGAGCGAAAACTCGGTGTTCGAGTCGTTGACCGTGTCGCATTGATCCTCGATATCTTTGCGTTGAGAGCCCAAAGTCATGAAGGCAAGCTGCAGGTTGAGCTCGCCCAGTTGCAGCATTTGGCGACTCGCCTGACAAGACTCTGGACTCACCTTGAGCGGCAGCGCGGTGGAATCGGCATGCGCGGACCAGGCGAATCACAGCTAGAGATGGACCGCCGTATGATCGGGACGAAGGTCAAGATGCTCAAGGAGCGTCTCGAAAAAGTTCAGAGGCAGCGGGCGACCCAGCGACGTGCGCGTGCAAAGGGACCGACGCTCTCTGTTTCCTTGGTCGGTTATACCAACGCGGGAAAATCTACTCTATTTAACGCAATGACGCGTGCCGGTGCCTATGCAGCCGACCAGTTGTTCGCGACACTCGACACCACGACGAGGCGAGTCTGGATCGAAGGGGCAGGTCAGGTCACACTGTCTGATACCGTCGGATTTATTCGCGATCTTCCTCACACGCTCATTGCGGCTTTTAGGGCCACGCTCGAAGAAGCTGTTCATGCTGACTTGTTGCTGCATGTCGTTGACGCATCCAGTGAGCAGCGTGATGAGCAGATATTTCAGGTGCAGCAGGTTCTGGAGGAAATTGGTGCGAACCAGATTCCTCAGATTCTGGTCTATAACAAGATCGACAGCACTGGCCTGGAACCAAGGGTAGAGCGTGACGCACATGGTACGATTCGAAAGGTTTACATCAGCGCGCGGCAACGCCAGGGCCTGGACCTTTTGCGGCAGTCTATAGCCGAATTTGCATCATCTTCAGGAAACCATGCGACTTCTAACGAGAATTTTCAATTTGAATGA
- the hfq gene encoding RNA chaperone Hfq — translation MSNKGQTLQDPFLNVLRKEHIPVSIYLVNGIKLQGHIESFDQYVVLLRNTVTQMVYKHAISTVVPAKPVSLPLEANEAS, via the coding sequence ATGAGCAACAAGGGGCAGACCCTGCAGGATCCCTTCCTGAATGTTTTAAGAAAAGAACACATTCCCGTCTCAATTTATCTGGTGAACGGAATCAAGCTTCAGGGCCACATTGAGTCATTTGATCAGTATGTCGTATTGTTGCGAAATACGGTGACTCAGATGGTATACAAACATGCCATCTCCACGGTCGTTCCTGCCAAGCCGGTTTCCTTGCCTCTGGAGGCCAATGAGGCAAGTTAA
- the hisC gene encoding histidinol-phosphate transaminase: MSRFWSRSVSSLDPYVPGEQPLVHNLIKLNTNEHPLGPSPRVLEAIAQASTASLRLYPDPNATALTQAIARRYGLAAANVFLGNGSDEVLAHVFYGLLKQDRPLFLPDLTYGFYPTYCRLYGIDYHFVPLDEQFQIRAEDYFPGQAEVQAGAIIIANPNAPTGHALNLGQIKDILSGNPDIPVVVDEAYVDFGAQSAVSLISDHPNLLVVHTFSKSRSLAGLRVGYAMGSAELIDGLERVKNSFNSYPLDSLAQAGALAAIEDDAYFEAACRQVIETRESLRQSLRELGFEVLPSSTNFLLARHPDHKGEDLAAWLRERAILVRHFNKPRIRDFLRITVGTPEQCRCLIEALIACVKP, translated from the coding sequence ATGAGTCGTTTTTGGAGCCGGTCAGTCAGTTCACTTGACCCATATGTTCCGGGTGAGCAGCCATTGGTGCACAATCTCATCAAGCTCAATACTAACGAGCATCCGCTCGGGCCTTCGCCTCGGGTGCTGGAGGCGATCGCCCAAGCGAGTACTGCATCGTTGCGTCTGTACCCTGATCCCAATGCGACTGCCCTGACTCAGGCGATTGCCCGCCGGTACGGGCTTGCTGCTGCTAACGTGTTTCTTGGCAATGGTTCGGATGAAGTGCTTGCACACGTTTTTTACGGGTTGCTCAAGCAGGACCGACCGCTTTTTCTGCCTGATCTGACGTATGGTTTCTATCCAACGTACTGCCGGTTGTACGGGATTGACTATCACTTTGTTCCGCTTGATGAGCAGTTTCAGATTCGCGCGGAAGATTATTTTCCAGGTCAGGCCGAGGTTCAGGCTGGTGCCATCATTATTGCAAATCCAAATGCTCCTACGGGGCATGCCCTCAATCTAGGGCAGATCAAGGATATCCTGAGTGGAAACCCTGATATACCGGTTGTGGTTGACGAGGCGTACGTTGATTTTGGTGCGCAGAGTGCTGTTTCACTCATCTCTGATCATCCAAATCTGCTGGTTGTACATACATTTTCCAAATCTCGCTCGCTTGCAGGGTTGCGTGTCGGATATGCGATGGGATCTGCGGAGTTGATTGACGGGCTTGAGCGCGTCAAGAACAGTTTCAATTCCTATCCTCTTGACAGCCTGGCTCAGGCTGGAGCACTTGCAGCAATTGAGGATGACGCCTACTTCGAGGCGGCATGTCGTCAGGTAATCGAAACGAGAGAGTCCTTGAGGCAATCATTGCGGGAATTAGGCTTTGAGGTTTTGCCATCAAGCACCAATTTCTTGCTCGCTCGGCATCCCGATCACAAAGGTGAAGATCTAGCCGCCTGGCTGCGGGAGCGGGCAATTCTGGTGCGCCACTTCAATAAGCCCAGAATTCGTGATTTCCTACGTATCACAGTTGGAACTCCGGAGCAGTGTCGGTGTCTGATTGAGGCACTGATTGCGTGTGTGAAACCCTGA
- the bamB gene encoding outer membrane protein assembly factor BamB, whose protein sequence is MFRTDSLRSVVRGLVLVTALVASGCSWFGSRDTRNDPAPLVPLSSATSQGAIVWRAPVGVGTGFGFAPAVVGDSVYAAAANGVVTRVDLATGATVWTKTVAPKLQAGVGSDGETVVVVTPQGEVVALDAQGEEKWREQATSEVGVPPWVGKGVVIVRSGDYRIQAFNVENGDRIWNFQRPGPTLALRAPTRMTMVQNLVLVGMPGGRLLAVEPVIGAVVWEGIVAVPYGASDLDRVNDVVGIPIVQGDRLCAVAYQGRASCFNLEEGGVTLWTQNFSSVVGMGADSQKLYIPNSRDSIVALSIVDGEVVWRQDTLRNRKLNEPAVSMGVIVVGDLEGQVHLLSTENGEPLGRLPIGGGAMIAPAQETSQGVLVQAGDSSLAMIRVN, encoded by the coding sequence ATGTTTCGTACAGATTCTCTGAGATCGGTAGTTCGCGGCCTGGTCCTTGTGACAGCGTTAGTCGCTTCGGGATGTTCATGGTTTGGCTCTCGCGACACAAGAAATGATCCCGCACCATTAGTTCCGCTTTCGAGTGCGACATCACAAGGGGCGATTGTCTGGCGTGCCCCGGTTGGTGTGGGCACAGGTTTCGGGTTTGCCCCGGCAGTCGTGGGTGACTCCGTTTATGCTGCCGCGGCCAACGGTGTTGTCACACGAGTGGATCTCGCTACTGGCGCCACGGTCTGGACGAAAACCGTCGCACCAAAGCTTCAGGCAGGTGTGGGTTCTGATGGCGAGACTGTAGTGGTTGTGACGCCTCAGGGCGAGGTGGTTGCTCTTGATGCCCAAGGCGAAGAAAAATGGCGCGAACAAGCGACCAGCGAGGTGGGTGTGCCTCCCTGGGTTGGTAAAGGTGTTGTGATTGTTCGTTCAGGCGACTACCGGATTCAGGCCTTCAACGTGGAGAATGGTGATCGGATCTGGAACTTTCAGAGACCAGGTCCGACGCTGGCTTTGAGGGCACCGACCCGCATGACGATGGTGCAAAATTTGGTCCTCGTGGGGATGCCCGGAGGACGCCTGCTCGCAGTGGAGCCAGTTATTGGTGCTGTGGTGTGGGAGGGAATCGTTGCTGTGCCCTATGGAGCAAGTGATCTGGATCGGGTCAATGATGTTGTTGGCATTCCGATTGTTCAAGGTGATCGATTGTGTGCCGTCGCTTACCAGGGCAGGGCTTCCTGCTTTAACCTGGAAGAGGGCGGTGTGACGTTGTGGACCCAGAACTTCTCAAGCGTGGTCGGAATGGGTGCAGATTCCCAAAAGCTGTACATTCCGAACTCCCGTGACAGCATCGTCGCGCTTTCCATTGTGGATGGCGAAGTTGTGTGGCGGCAGGATACGCTGCGTAACCGTAAGCTTAACGAGCCTGCAGTGAGTATGGGTGTGATAGTGGTGGGGGACCTCGAAGGTCAGGTTCACCTGCTTTCGACAGAAAATGGTGAGCCACTTGGGCGTTTGCCAATCGGTGGGGGGGCAATGATTGCGCCTGCACAGGAAACATCCCAAGGCGTGTTGGTGCAGGCGGGCGATAGTTCGCTTGCCATGATTCGAGTGAATTGA
- a CDS encoding YfgM family protein, translated as MAYDLEEQEQIEQLKAWWSKYGTLTLLLLSLALAVVLGWQGWNWYQNHQATQARGYFEALQKASTQMDSPESVNRVQAAMTTLQSDFPATDYAARAALVAGDALARDGNNAGAEAALAWLARSEHEAFAPIARLRLAGLLMDQKKFDDALALLDEPPPSFEGVFADRRGDVLLAKGDVKAAKAQWGRALELLGAANPLISIVQLKIETSGA; from the coding sequence ATGGCATACGATCTGGAAGAGCAGGAACAAATTGAACAGTTGAAAGCCTGGTGGAGCAAGTACGGCACGTTGACCTTGCTGCTCCTGTCATTGGCTCTGGCAGTTGTTCTTGGCTGGCAGGGATGGAACTGGTATCAAAACCATCAGGCGACTCAGGCCAGGGGTTACTTCGAAGCGCTGCAAAAGGCTTCGACCCAGATGGATTCGCCGGAGTCTGTCAACAGGGTGCAGGCCGCTATGACAACCTTGCAGTCTGACTTTCCCGCAACCGACTATGCAGCCCGGGCTGCTCTCGTGGCTGGAGATGCTCTGGCGCGTGACGGTAATAATGCCGGGGCCGAGGCGGCGCTTGCCTGGCTGGCACGCAGTGAGCATGAGGCGTTTGCGCCGATCGCACGCCTGCGTCTGGCTGGTTTGCTGATGGATCAGAAAAAATTTGATGACGCACTCGCTTTGCTGGATGAGCCACCACCCTCATTTGAAGGGGTTTTTGCGGATCGTCGTGGCGATGTGTTGCTGGCCAAGGGTGATGTCAAGGCAGCGAAAGCGCAGTGGGGGCGTGCTCTAGAGTTGCTGGGGGCAGCCAATCCGCTCATCAGCATCGTCCAACTGAAAATTGAAACCTCAGGTGCCTGA